The Deinococcus puniceus genome segment ACGCCTTAAGCTATTTGGCCGACGGTGGGGGTAAGAAATGGGGGTGGGAGGGGCGACAGGCGTCTAAGGGTCTAGGGTCTGACGGCTTAAGAAAGGCTTGCCGCTCACAGCTCCAGCAGCCTGTACCCGTACACGTTGACCACTTTCGAGCCGCTTTCTTCGTCGGTGTAATCCTGCTTTTTACCCTCGTACTCGTGGATGTGACCGTGAACCACGAGGCGGGGGTGGCGCTGGCGGATGAAGCGGGAAATGGAATCACAGCCCCGGTGAGCATAATCGAGGCCCGCGTGTGGCCCCAGCGGCGGCGCGTGCGTGAGCAGGATGTCCACGCCCCGTCTGGCCCGCCACGCCAGCATGCCCAGTCCCATGCGGCCCTCGGTGGCGCTGTACTGGCCCGCGCCGTCTTTGCGGTAGCGGGGAGCGCCGCCCCAGCCCGCGATTTTTAGGCCTGCTTCTTCTACCACGCGGCCATGTGCGTTGATCACGCCACGCGGCGGAATGCGCCCGTCGCCCTCGTTCACGTACTCGTTTTCGTGGTTGCCGTGCACGTACACGATGGGCACGGTCAGGGTACTCGCCAAGAATTCGAGGTAATACCCCGGCAAGTCTCCGGCGGCCAGTACCAGATCGACGGGCGGCGCTCCGTGCGGAAAACCTTCGCGGTACACGAAAGGATGCACGTAGTCGGCCAGCAGCATCAGGCGCTTGGTGGGCGCGGCAGACGCCGAAAGCGCCGTGTGCGGGTCTACCGTTTCGCCGGGCAGAGTGGAGGGGGTGGGGGTGGGCGTATCGATCATGAAAAAAGAGGGAAAACAAAGTCAGTGCCGAAGCCGGGGGAAAAGAAGACCGCGCAGGAGCGGAGGCTGAGTTGCTGTTCTCTGGAGTCTAGCGCCGAACGGCCCCGCACAGGCCCAAGCATCTAGCCGGGATAAAGGCTGGACGAGACACGAACCCAGCCAGTACGCTCGGACTCATGAACGTTCTGACCACCCCGCGCCTATTTTTGACGCCCCTGACCCGCGCCCTGATGTGGCGGCGGATGTCGGCGGAAGGCCAAGCTGGATTTGACGCCGCTGTAGACGGGCCAGCTGGAAAAGTGACGGTTCATTTGCCTGCCGAATGGCCCGGCGATTTTTTGCCGATGTTGCCTGTACTGCTCGACAGTGGGGCCGAGGTAGTCGACAGCAATTTTGTGGCGATAGAACGCGCCAGCCTCTGCGCCGTGGGGCAACTGGGCACCAAAGGATTTCCGGATCGGACAGGCAAAGTCGAGATCGGGTACGGCCTGACTCCGCAGGCGTGGGGGCGTGGGCTGGCAACCGAGGCGGTGGGGGCACTCCTGACCTCCCTCGGTCAGCGCCCAGACGTGAGAACCGTAATCGCACACACCCTGCACACCAACGTGGAAAGCCACCGCGTCCTTATCAAACAGAATTTTGAGCGCACCGCGCAGGCGTGGGATGAAGAAGATGGCGATTTGTGGGTGTGGACTTGGCGCGGCCTGACCACTTCACACACAGGCTCATGAATATACACCTGAATATTCAGACTCCGTGTACTGCAGCCCTTTAAGCCCCATACGCCGAAAATATTGTTGCAGACGCAAGGCATAGTCCCGTTTAAGCTCTAAGCTGGTCTGTATGAATGTGTCTATTTTGGGGATTCCGATGGATTTGGGCGCTGGTCGCCGGGGTGTAGATATGGGCGCTTCGGCCCTCCGCAACGCGCACTTGTCGCGCACCCTGCGTGAGTTGGGGCATACCGTACACGACTTGGGCGACGTGCCCGTCGCTATTCCCGAAACGATGGACAAGCACATCGAAAGCGGACTGGTGTTTCTAGACCCGATTGTGCAGGCTTGCCGCACCACCGCCGAGCGCTTGGCGGCCCTGCCAGACGACGTATTTCCCCTGACACTTGGCGGAGATCACTCGGTCAGCATGGGCACGGTCACGGGTAACGCCCTGCGCGGAAACGCGGCAGGCACGCGCATGGGCCTGATCTGGGTGGACGCCCACACCGACTACAACACGCCCAGCAGCAGTCCCAGCGGCAATATTCACGGCATGCCGGTGGCCCACCTGACTGGGCGCGGCGACCCCGAACTCGTGGGACTGGGCGGCGGCTGGAGCCTACGCCCCGAAGACATCGTGATGATCGGCATTCGCAGCGTAGACCGCT includes the following:
- a CDS encoding metallophosphoesterase family protein; the protein is MLLADYVHPFVYREGFPHGAPPVDLVLAAGDLPGYYLEFLASTLTVPIVYVHGNHENEYVNEGDGRIPPRGVINAHGRVVEEAGLKIAGWGGAPRYRKDGAGQYSATEGRMGLGMLAWRARRGVDILLTHAPPLGPHAGLDYAHRGCDSISRFIRQRHPRLVVHGHIHEYEGKKQDYTDEESGSKVVNVYGYRLLEL
- a CDS encoding GNAT family N-acetyltransferase, with product MNVLTTPRLFLTPLTRALMWRRMSAEGQAGFDAAVDGPAGKVTVHLPAEWPGDFLPMLPVLLDSGAEVVDSNFVAIERASLCAVGQLGTKGFPDRTGKVEIGYGLTPQAWGRGLATEAVGALLTSLGQRPDVRTVIAHTLHTNVESHRVLIKQNFERTAQAWDEEDGDLWVWTWRGLTTSHTGS
- the rocF gene encoding arginase codes for the protein MNVSILGIPMDLGAGRRGVDMGASALRNAHLSRTLRELGHTVHDLGDVPVAIPETMDKHIESGLVFLDPIVQACRTTAERLAALPDDVFPLTLGGDHSVSMGTVTGNALRGNAAGTRMGLIWVDAHTDYNTPSSSPSGNIHGMPVAHLTGRGDPELVGLGGGWSLRPEDIVMIGIRSVDRFERDLLREAGIKAYTMKDVDQLGITRIVAETQERLSDTARLHVSFDADALDPSVAPGVGTPVPGGLTYREGHLLMELLSDSGRVTSMDIVEVNPVLDVRNQTAEVMVSMAASLLGQRIL